One genomic window of Methanosalsum zhilinae DSM 4017 includes the following:
- a CDS encoding DUF7287 family protein translates to MGYKKTKESSGTILYNDGGQLTIDYLVAIIIFMAAVFFVFQYTSGLFLSFHSSSDDLNIISDQISSNVVEKKLSIHDPGVPVMICQNKVHVFFRGLDDDYDSLRESLGLTGIHSDLHLNVTLRNSTGVIDTSGQNLPYAGNIGQTGRTGLMQYENGSHELVIISFRVW, encoded by the coding sequence ATGGGATATAAAAAAACGAAGGAATCATCTGGAACTATTCTGTATAATGATGGAGGACAGCTTACCATTGATTATCTTGTAGCCATAATAATATTCATGGCTGCTGTTTTTTTTGTATTTCAGTATACTTCAGGTCTGTTCCTGTCATTTCATTCCAGTTCTGATGACCTGAATATTATTTCTGATCAAATTTCTTCAAATGTCGTAGAAAAAAAGTTGAGCATCCATGACCCTGGAGTACCTGTTATGATATGTCAAAATAAGGTCCATGTTTTTTTTAGGGGTTTAGATGATGATTATGACAGTTTACGGGAGTCCCTTGGCCTGACAGGAATTCACTCAGATCTTCACCTGAATGTTACTCTGAGAAATAGCACCGGTGTAATTGATACGTCAGGTCAAAATCTCCCCTATGCAGGTAACATAGGCCAGACTGGGAGGACTGGACTAATGCAGTATGAGAACGGAAGTCATGAACTTGTCATCATTTCTTTCAGGGTGTGGTAA